A portion of the Borrelia parkeri genome contains these proteins:
- a CDS encoding BdrQ protein, which yields MGVEVKERVNDEDIAKSAVRPERVKKDYHSVTFDGQIISYYVLEEKFDIFQDRMLDNFHYLDDKINIFRNDLNEKIEGVETRLNEKIETVSNDLNKKIEGVETRLNEKIDKLDARVDKLDEKIEVVKTDLVQINSRLTLIESKLGFKGQLVSSLTVVAALAASYFVAQLFVSLGKYLGIS from the coding sequence ATGGGTGTTGAAGTAAAAGAACGAGTAAATGATGAAGATATAGCTAAGAGTGCAGTTCGACCTGAGAGAGTTAAGAAGGATTATCATAGTGTGACATTTGATGGTCAGATTATTAGTTATTATGTTCTTGAAGAAAAGTTTGATATTTTTCAAGATAGAATGTTGGATAATTTTCATTATTTAGATGACAAGATCAATATATTTAGGAATGATTTAAATGAAAAGATAGAAGGTGTAGAGACTAGACTAAATGAAAAGATAGAAACTGTTAGTAATGATTTAAATAAAAAGATAGAAGGTGTAGAGACTAGACTAAATGAAAAGATAGATAAACTTGATGCTAGGGTAGATAAACTTGATGAAAAGATAGAGGTTGTTAAAACTGATTTAGTACAAATCAATTCTCGATTGACTTTAATTGAGAGCAAGTTAGGATTTAAGGGTCAGTTAGTTTCATCTTTGACAGTTGTTGCTGCACTTGCTGCGTCATATTTTGTAGCACAGTTATTTGTGTCTTTAGGAAAATATTTAGGAATTTCTTAG
- a CDS encoding tape measure protein codes for MTLDEIIIPLSIATSNNDKLDTISSALERIAKQEFKNLNDLKSKLESAAKTGANVGTVYDALISQADKMGKNFKKLADSIKGVGDKTKNIKTLRSTLKGLGKSLINVKGLVQGVGEALDRLVSSVLPITLIIKAVEKIGSAISGIFTGSLDAVASFNEEVGVFSNMLGNADVGRALADDMRSFGEETLFTCEAINNASKTMLSYGATASEVSERMRMFGEAAGGSSEGLEKLAEVYSKVEASNRIALEDLESLRDVGVDITDILAEEAGVAGDSLFEMASEGRLGFEELSGALRKATSEGGKFYKNTAREAKTLSDAQLQTSKMSEKLFLELGQALEPLMIGFEKMKQWLIVGFLDPLTKVISATIFLFSKLGDLVNYYIQTWVAGFKLWLNAMMMVFDKIKQIVSYVGNKVVEGFKLWFSILMMGFDKIKQGFLVLVRPVNNISSSVKDLFGKLKELVSYVGGKFVEGFKVAFDPIIKLFERVSNLASDIWDKMLKFLGLSKDDSLKSPLEDKKSGEERLKNQDKIDKDNFNKQMIADYSDLQKQIFKMQREVALKPLEEQERATHCLESIINAKNKAFIAKYGASFDRLTDENQKTLANVERDVNNFAKANFGFVNEHKDLQNEIARLNREVLMLPYEAQEKAMRDLASTINYKQKAFVDKYLTSFESLNESNKNLLTTLQRGVNEFGKTATDRSFVESHKALQHKVTSMQFEVMMRPLAEREKASAEMQTEINKLYHDFAESHKGEFERLNESNRNTLLQIVSKTEAVAESLGNNFSLLFDSVIGVVNKIVTEDLGKGVVAGRGADTLTQSLFDVSKDMLASMGPWGAMASAALSFTVGIFKGLEEQRIKEIEERRDKDLEELAKQSEVGLARIEEGFDREISMRKEKLGELDDQYSKEFEFLRQAQSKGQISGEEFQKRIAQVESEYQTKRQQESGAITGAEESKKIEMERHRKLESLEGERIKAQAEIDKVNSYNWYWNRDSDLKRAEELLDEILKRIAKVRSAGSVQEIKFARKGAHFMTTKPTYIPGAGLMTSEMGQSELIRVTPAPIDENLRNLEARIIAEEINKIQKSEGNGKGQVIINNYNFNGDVLDADKLVRMLKAREHSMSFRMAE; via the coding sequence ATGACACTTGATGAGATTATAATTCCTCTCTCAATTGCTACTAGTAATAATGATAAATTAGACACTATATCTAGTGCACTTGAGAGAATAGCAAAACAAGAATTTAAAAACCTAAATGACTTGAAATCAAAATTGGAGAGTGCTGCTAAGACTGGGGCTAATGTTGGGACAGTTTATGATGCTTTGATTTCACAAGCTGATAAAATGGGGAAAAATTTTAAAAAGCTTGCTGACTCGATTAAAGGTGTTGGTGATAAAACTAAAAACATCAAGACTTTAAGGAGCACGTTGAAAGGCCTTGGTAAAAGTTTAATTAATGTAAAAGGGTTGGTTCAAGGGGTTGGGGAGGCTTTAGATAGACTTGTAAGTAGTGTGTTGCCAATAACATTAATTATAAAAGCGGTTGAAAAGATAGGTTCAGCTATTTCGGGAATATTTACAGGGTCTCTAGACGCTGTAGCTTCATTTAATGAAGAAGTTGGTGTCTTTTCTAATATGTTAGGTAATGCTGACGTGGGGAGGGCCTTAGCTGATGATATGAGGTCGTTTGGTGAAGAGACGTTGTTTACTTGTGAGGCTATAAATAATGCATCTAAAACCATGCTTTCTTATGGAGCAACTGCTTCTGAAGTTAGTGAGCGAATGCGTATGTTTGGAGAGGCTGCAGGAGGTAGTAGTGAAGGGCTTGAGAAGTTAGCTGAAGTGTACTCCAAAGTGGAGGCTAGTAATAGGATTGCATTAGAAGACCTTGAGTCCCTTCGTGATGTTGGAGTTGATATTACTGATATTTTAGCAGAAGAAGCAGGAGTAGCAGGCGATTCTTTATTTGAAATGGCAAGTGAGGGTAGACTTGGATTTGAAGAATTAAGCGGTGCCTTAAGAAAGGCTACAAGTGAGGGTGGTAAATTTTATAAAAATACTGCTCGTGAAGCAAAAACTTTATCAGATGCCCAGCTTCAAACATCTAAAATGAGTGAAAAACTCTTCCTTGAGCTTGGTCAAGCGCTTGAACCTCTTATGATAGGTTTTGAAAAAATGAAGCAATGGTTAATTGTAGGGTTTTTAGATCCTCTTACAAAAGTAATCTCGGCAACAATTTTTTTATTCAGTAAGTTGGGAGATCTTGTAAATTATTATATTCAAACATGGGTTGCTGGATTTAAATTGTGGTTGAATGCCATGATGATGGTTTTTGATAAGATAAAACAGATTGTATCTTATGTTGGTAATAAAGTTGTCGAGGGATTTAAATTGTGGTTTAGCATTCTTATGATGGGTTTTGATAAAATAAAACAAGGGTTTTTAGTACTTGTAAGGCCTGTAAATAATATTAGCTCATCAGTAAAGGATCTCTTTGGTAAGCTTAAAGAGCTTGTATCCTATGTTGGTGGTAAATTTGTTGAAGGATTTAAAGTTGCATTTGATCCAATTATCAAGCTTTTTGAAAGAGTTTCAAATTTGGCAAGTGATATTTGGGATAAGATGTTAAAATTTTTAGGTCTAAGCAAAGATGATTCTTTAAAATCTCCTCTTGAGGATAAAAAGTCTGGAGAGGAGAGACTTAAGAACCAAGATAAAATTGATAAAGATAATTTCAATAAACAAATGATTGCCGATTATTCGGATTTGCAAAAACAGATTTTCAAAATGCAAAGGGAAGTAGCACTAAAACCTTTAGAGGAGCAAGAAAGGGCTACCCATTGCTTAGAGTCTATAATTAATGCTAAAAATAAGGCATTTATTGCTAAGTATGGAGCAAGTTTTGATAGGTTAACAGATGAGAATCAAAAAACACTTGCCAATGTTGAGAGGGATGTTAATAATTTTGCGAAGGCTAATTTTGGGTTTGTAAATGAACACAAGGATTTGCAAAATGAAATAGCAAGGCTTAATAGAGAGGTTTTGATGCTTCCATATGAAGCTCAAGAGAAAGCAATGAGAGACCTTGCTAGTACTATTAATTACAAGCAAAAAGCATTTGTTGATAAATATTTAACTAGTTTCGAGTCTCTTAATGAATCAAATAAAAATTTGCTAACGACACTTCAGAGAGGGGTTAATGAATTTGGTAAGACTGCTACTGACAGGTCATTTGTAGAGTCACATAAAGCTTTGCAACATAAGGTGACTTCAATGCAGTTTGAAGTAATGATGCGTCCTTTAGCTGAGAGAGAAAAGGCTAGTGCTGAGATGCAAACTGAGATTAATAAACTTTACCATGATTTTGCAGAATCACATAAGGGAGAATTTGAGAGACTTAATGAATCAAATAGGAATACTTTGCTTCAAATTGTAAGTAAAACAGAAGCGGTGGCTGAGAGTTTAGGTAATAATTTTAGTTTACTTTTTGATAGTGTTATAGGAGTTGTAAATAAAATTGTTACTGAAGATTTAGGAAAAGGCGTTGTAGCAGGTAGGGGTGCAGATACCCTTACTCAGTCATTATTTGATGTATCAAAAGACATGCTAGCAAGTATGGGCCCTTGGGGAGCAATGGCTTCAGCTGCTTTAAGTTTTACTGTAGGTATTTTTAAAGGGTTGGAAGAGCAGAGAATTAAAGAGATTGAAGAGCGTCGTGACAAAGATTTAGAGGAACTAGCTAAACAGAGTGAGGTTGGACTTGCTCGTATTGAGGAAGGGTTTGATCGTGAGATTTCAATGCGAAAGGAGAAGTTAGGAGAGCTTGATGACCAATATAGTAAAGAGTTTGAGTTCTTAAGGCAAGCACAAAGTAAGGGACAAATATCTGGTGAAGAGTTTCAAAAACGGATTGCACAAGTAGAGAGTGAGTATCAAACTAAAAGACAACAAGAGAGTGGAGCAATAACTGGTGCTGAAGAATCTAAAAAAATTGAAATGGAGCGTCATCGTAAACTTGAAAGTTTAGAAGGGGAGCGAATTAAGGCTCAGGCAGAAATTGATAAGGTAAATTCGTATAATTGGTATTGGAATCGCGATAGTGATTTAAAGCGTGCTGAAGAATTATTAGATGAAATTTTGAAGAGAATAGCTAAGGTGAGATCTGCAGGTTCTGTTCAAGAGATAAAGTTTGCACGCAAGGGAGCTCATTTTATGACAACAAAGCCTACATATATTCCTGGTGCAGGACTTATGACTAGTGAGATGGGACAAAGCGAGCTTATAAGAGTAACACCAGCCCCAATTGATGAAAATTTGCGTAATCTTGAGGCGAGAATTATTGCAGAAGAAATTAATAAAATACAAAAGAGCGAGGGCAATGGGAAGGGACAAGTAATTATTAATAATTACAATTTCAATGGTGATGTTTTAGATGCTGATAAGCTTGTTCGTATGCTTAAAGCACGTGAGCATTCAATGAGTTTTAGGATGGCAGAATAG
- a CDS encoding structural cement protein Gp24, whose product MSNFDFTKVEKNFTPGLEHKSGLHQTETGIVDVGSDPVCPGDLVVSSKSSSMGDILVKKATSSTVSASSNNIHVIRGFAMRKTNIASHEVENYLPGELVPIRRSGEVAVTLDTSFSDPKIGQYVFFKSGKLSKDGKGGIQVGRIKDVGTSTTTTSSGKVVLLDIQIGHEYDSSGNRKFSS is encoded by the coding sequence ATGTCTAATTTTGATTTTACTAAAGTAGAGAAAAATTTTACCCCAGGACTTGAGCATAAATCTGGACTTCATCAAACTGAGACTGGAATAGTTGATGTTGGCTCAGATCCTGTATGTCCTGGAGATTTAGTAGTATCAAGTAAATCATCTTCTATGGGAGATATTTTAGTAAAAAAAGCAACATCTAGTACAGTTAGTGCTTCTTCAAACAACATTCATGTTATTCGTGGATTTGCTATGAGAAAGACAAATATAGCATCGCATGAGGTGGAGAATTATTTACCAGGTGAACTAGTTCCTATTAGACGAAGTGGTGAAGTGGCAGTAACCCTTGATACATCTTTCTCAGATCCTAAAATTGGTCAGTACGTATTTTTTAAATCAGGGAAACTTTCTAAAGATGGTAAGGGAGGAATTCAGGTTGGGAGAATCAAGGATGTGGGAACTAGTACTACTACTACTTCTTCAGGTAAGGTAGTGCTATTAGATATTCAGATTGGTCATGAATATGATTCTAGTGGTAATAGGAAATTTTCTTCATAA